In Paludibaculum fermentans, the genomic stretch TTGACGAAACCGCGTGACGGACACGTCCATCTGTAGTCAGTGAGACAATACAGCTTATGCGTATCCAGGTTTTGCGTCTTGCCGCGGCCGTCGTGATACTGGCCGGCGTGGCTTTGGCCCAGAAGAAGTACACGGGGCCCAGGCCGCCCAAGCCGGACGTGCCCTATATCGTCCATGCCGGAAAGCTGGTGGAGACGGAATCGAACACGGCCACCGAGTCGCAGGGCAAGGACGGCGCCATCTACACGGTGCCGGGCACAACTTCATCCGCGAAGACGCCGATGCCCGAGCCCATCATGATCTTCCAGTCCGACAAGATCAATCCGGACCGCCTCAGCCTGTACAAGATGGAAGTGAAGGGCGGCAGCCGTTCGCTGGTGATCCCACCGGCGGGCAAACGCGGCAAGAAGGACGCCGTGCGCCCGCTCTTCCTGATGGTGACGCCGCTGGCGCCCTCCCTGTTCAAGGTGGAAGTGAATGAGGTGATCGGGGACGGCGAATACTGCCTGTCCCCGGAAGGTTCCAATCAGGTCTTCTGTTTCACGACCTACTAAGCGAGAGCCGCGCGGCAGAAGTCCGCGCATTTCTTCACCTCGGCGACCGTATCGGGCGCCTTGTACTCATACTCGATCATGGGCGGATTGTCATAGCCCTTCGTCTTCAATAGCTGCAGCACCTGGCGGATCGGCGTATCCCCTTGGCCGAACGGCATGTTGTCGCCCTGATTCTTCTTGCGGTCCTTGATGTGCAGCGTCAGGATGCGGTCGTGGTGCTTGTCCAGATACTCCACCGGATCAAAGTTGGCGGCGCAGAAGTGGCCGATGTCGAGATTGATGCGGATGTACTCGCTCGTTCCGGCCATCGCATCGGCGAAGTTCTGCGGCGTGGCGAACTCATTGGGGGCGATGCGCGAGTGATTGTGCATACCCACCATGATCTTGGCCTTCTTGGCGAAGGGGTCGATGCGCTTGGCCGTGGTCACGTTCGAGGACGCGGTAATCCACTCTACGCCGAGCGCCTTGGCAATCTCGAAGCCGCGGGCAATTTCCGGATCGGTGAAGTCCTCCCGGAAGCTGTAGTTATACGCGACCAGCGTGAGCCCGCCCGCGCGAATCTTGGCGGCAGCGTCCTCGAAGTGCTTGAAGGGCGTTTCGAGCCGCCATTTGCGGATCTCGTCGCGGCTCACCGGCTTCTCCCGAGTTCCGGTGGGCTCGATATGGCCGGAGAAAA encodes the following:
- a CDS encoding sugar phosphate isomerase/epimerase family protein, with the protein product MNHRRDFLKTALAALPAAALARTNEVRLGAQSYSFRDRDLAGAIAGYQATGLKYVELFSGHIEPTGTREKPVSRDEIRKWRLETPFKHFEDAAAKIRAGGLTLVAYNYSFREDFTDPEIARGFEIAKALGVEWITASSNVTTAKRIDPFAKKAKIMVGMHNHSRIAPNEFATPQNFADAMAGTSEYIRINLDIGHFCAANFDPVEYLDKHHDRILTLHIKDRKKNQGDNMPFGQGDTPIRQVLQLLKTKGYDNPPMIEYEYKAPDTVAEVKKCADFCRAALA